In the Thermomicrobiales bacterium genome, GGATGGCGGCGCGTGGGATCGACTACCGGGGTGTCCTCTACGCCGGCCTGATGCTGACCGACGCCGGCCCGAAGGTAATCGAGTTCAACTGTCGCTTCGGTGATCCCGAGACGCAGGTAATTCTCCCGCTGCTGGACGCAGATCTGGCCGAGCTCTGCGCTGCAACCGCCGCCGGCCGGCTGGCCGAGCTAGCGCCTCCCGCCTGGCGCTCCGGCGCATGTGTTGGCATTGTCGTTGCCGCCGGGGGATACCCGGGCGCGTATACGAATGGCCACGCAATCCACGGCCTCGATCGGCTCCCCGAAGGTGGCATCGCCTTCCATGCTGGCACGGCCCGGGCCGGCGACGCGACGGTCACTGCCGGCGGCCGTGTTGTGACCGCTGTCGGCTGCGGCGCGGATATGGCAGACGCCCGCGAACTCGCCTACGCGACGGCAGGCGCGATTGGGTTTGAGGGAGCGTTCTGCCGCCGGGATATTGCGCTCAGAGAGATCTTCACCACCTGACACTCAGGCGGAGAGGAATCCGCCATCGACCGGGATCATCGCGCCGTAGATGTAGCTCGATAGATCTGACGCAAGAAACAACGCGACTCGCGCGACATCTTCCGGCCGGCCCCAGTGACCGGCCGGAAGTCGCGATTGGAAGTCGATGCCGGTTCGAAAGCTCTTGACCCGCGGGCGCAAGATCGCGTCACGCATCAACCGCTCGGTGCCCTGCGTGCGGATCGCGCCGGGGAGGATTCCGTTGACGCGAAACTGGCGGCGTCCATAGTCGCGCGCGAGCGATCGTGTCAACGCAATGACGCCGGCCTTGCTCATGCTGTAGGCGGCGAGGTGCTCGGTGAACGGCAGGAGGGCCTCGATCGACGACACGTTGATGATCACCCCTCCTGCTCGTTGCCGCCGCCGGATGAAGTGCTGGCACATCCAGAGAGCGGATTCCATGTTGACAGCTGAGACTTTCCGCAGGAATTCGGCGTCGATATCGAGGAAATCGCGGAACGGGTAGATGCCGGCGTTGTTCACCAGTGTGTCGGGCAAAGAACCCTCGGTGTCGATTCGTGCCCAGATGGCGTCGATAGCGCTGGCGTCGCCGAGATCGGCAGGGAGAGTATCGACGGAACGCCCGAGCGCCCGAAGCTCGGCGGCGAGTGCCTCGATACCCTGCTCGTCGCGATCGACCAGCAGCAAGTCCGCCCCGGCGCTGGCGAACAGCAGGGCGATAGCCCGACCGATCCCTGCCGCCGCGCCGGTGACAAGAGCGCGGCGTCCGGTCAAATCGAGCAGTGTCGCTGGCGTATCCATGTTGCGTTGCCTCTTCCGCCTCAGCCTCGAAGGTGCGCGAAGATCGCGGTGATTGTCTTGGCGTCGCAAATCTCGCCGGAGGCAATCAGCTCGGGAACATCTTCTACGCTCACCCGGACGATCTCGATCTGCTCATCCATCTCCGGCGCTGCGCCGACTTCGCGCAGCCCGGTCGCCCGATAGGCAATCAGCTCTTCGTTGCACCAGCCGGGGCTGATGAAGAAGCGAACGAGCGGCTCGACTGAGCCAGCCTCAAACCCGACCTCCTCGCGAAGCTCGCGGATCGCGGTCTCGCGCGGATCTTCGCCCGGTTCGCGGGTGCCGGCCGGCGTCTCGAGCAGGCCTCGGCCGGCTGCGTACCGAAATTGCCGGACCAGCACCAGTGTGCCGTCATCCATCACAGGCAGAATCGCGACCGCGCCCGGATGCTCGACTACCTCGCGGACGCCGATCCTGCCGGAGGGAAGCTCGACCCGATCGACCCGGACGCGGAGGAGCTTTCCGGCGAATACAGTTTCCGACGAGATGCGCGCCTCGGTCATGTTTCCTCGATCCCGTTCATCCTTCGATCTCCCCCACATGGTATCGCGCGTCTCGATGCCGGGGCAGCCGCCCGACCGGGTATGGCACACTACACGGGCCGCGTCGCATGGCAGCGTGCCTGCTGTTTATTGCGCGGCGCCCTGCCGTTGTCGTCACCACGAAGCTGCCCGGGCAGTGGATGACGGAGACCGCTAGACGACGAGACGCGAGCTTACTATTGAGTATCGTACGAGATCAGCGGCCGACCACGTTCGGTTGGCCCTTTCGTTTCTCTCCCGACGAGCATGTATCGACCGGACGGGACGCCGGCGGCGCCCAGCGAGCGCGCATCGCGGCGCGGGCGTTGATCCTGCTGGCGATTCCGGCGGCACTGCTGCTCGTCAGCGGAATGATCGCCGGGCTGCCGCCCCGCGGGAGTGAGATCGAACAGGGCGTCCGGGTTGGCGGGGCCGAACTGTCGGGCGGAAGCCAGACACAGGTGACCTCCGAGCTGAATTCGCGATTCGCAGCGTTCCAGCAACGACCGTTGACCTTCCGCCTCGATGGTCGAACCGCCGAGGTCGACCCGGCTGATCTCGGTCTGCGCTTCGATTCGTCCGCGACCTATGCGCGAGCCCTCGGCGTCGGCCGCGGTGGCACGTTCGGCGCGGCCGCCGAGCGGTTGGCTGCGCATACTATCGGCGTCGATATCGCGCCAGTTTACAGTTACGATCCGACCCGGCTTGCACAAGTACTCTCGGCACTCAGCGAGGGGTCGGTTGTTGCGCCGGTTGATGCCAGCTTCTCGTTGCAGGGGAACGCGCTCTCGATCAATCCATCCTCGGCAGGAACCGGCGTGGATTCACGGGATGTCGAGCGCCAGCTCCGCGCGGCGATCAACGGTCTGAAGGTCGTCCCGATTGAGGCGCGCATCATCACCGTGAAGCCAACAACGACGACAGCCGCCCTGCAAGCAATCACCGATCCGGCCATCCAGGCGCTGAGTGAGACTGTCTACCTTTCCGATTCCGGCCAATACTGGACGATCACTCCGGAAGCGCTCGCCACCGCGATCACCGTCCGCGACAAGCGTCTCGCGCTCAACCCGCTGGTCATGGATTCGATGCTGGACACGCTCTCGCCGGCCATTCACCGTGAGATGAAGGACGCGACAATCGTTCTCGGTGACGATGGCAGATTTCGTATCGATCCCGAACTATCGTCTCGCGATCTCGACGTGCGCGCCAGTCGCCTCGCGTTGCAGCAGTCACTGCTCGGCGGTCAGCACCAGGTCGCGCTCGTCGTGAACGAGGCGACGCCAAAGATCACGACAGCAACCCTCGATCCACTGCTCGGTCGCGCTAACGACATCGCCGACCGTGGCATGGTCGTAACCTGGCCAGATGGCGAGCAGACACTGGACGGCGTCGCGTTTGCGGGAACCCTGCGAATGGATCCGACGACGCAGTCCCTGACCGTCGATCAGGAGGCGATGTTCAAGGTCGTCGAGCCGGTCGCGCGCGGTGTTAGCCGACCTGCGACAGGATACCGCTGGAAGGGCGGCGCGATCGTTGCGCCCGAGGGCGCCCTGCCGGGTCGGTCGGTCGATATTGCTGCCAGCGTGCGCGCGATCACGCGCAATACGCTTGGTGGGGAAGGCCGGACGGCGCTTATCGTCGACGAGCAGAAGGACCCCGCCGCGGGGGATTCGGCAATCGTCATCCACGAGGTTCTGGGCAGCGCATCGACATATTACGGAAGCTCCAGCCACAACCGGGCCACGAACGTTGAGGTGGCGGCAGCGGCGGTCAACGGCGCGCTGATCGCGCCGGGTGGCACGTTCAGCTTCAACAACGCCATCGGCGGCACGGCAACCCTCGATGATGGCTATCAGGTGGGCTTCGGAATCGTCGCGGGCGAAAACGGAGTGCCGCGGACGGTGCCGTCGGTTGCTGGGGGTATCTGCCAAGTCTCGACGACCGTTTTCCAGTCAGCGTTCTGGGCTGGAATGCCGATCGGCACTCGCAACTGGCACCTGTACTGGATCCCGAACTACGGCAATGGCCCCGGCGGCATGACGGGCCTCGACGCCACGGTTGACCCGGACTACGGTCTCGACTTCACGTTCTACAATCCGACAAATAGTTGGCTCGCCGTCCGCGCAGTGACCGATGGCGAGTGGTTGACGGTCGAGCTGTGGGGTACAAGCCAGGGCTGGCAGGTGCATGTTGATGATCCGGTCATCTCAAGCGTTGTGAGAGCTGACCCGACGATGGTGTACCAGCCGAGCGATCAGCTCGGACCCGGCGAGCAGATTTTCGTCGAGCACGC is a window encoding:
- a CDS encoding VanW family protein, which gives rise to MSIVRDQRPTTFGWPFRFSPDEHVSTGRDAGGAQRARIAARALILLAIPAALLLVSGMIAGLPPRGSEIEQGVRVGGAELSGGSQTQVTSELNSRFAAFQQRPLTFRLDGRTAEVDPADLGLRFDSSATYARALGVGRGGTFGAAAERLAAHTIGVDIAPVYSYDPTRLAQVLSALSEGSVVAPVDASFSLQGNALSINPSSAGTGVDSRDVERQLRAAINGLKVVPIEARIITVKPTTTTAALQAITDPAIQALSETVYLSDSGQYWTITPEALATAITVRDKRLALNPLVMDSMLDTLSPAIHREMKDATIVLGDDGRFRIDPELSSRDLDVRASRLALQQSLLGGQHQVALVVNEATPKITTATLDPLLGRANDIADRGMVVTWPDGEQTLDGVAFAGTLRMDPTTQSLTVDQEAMFKVVEPVARGVSRPATGYRWKGGAIVAPEGALPGRSVDIAASVRAITRNTLGGEGRTALIVDEQKDPAAGDSAIVIHEVLGSASTYYGSSSHNRATNVEVAAAAVNGALIAPGGTFSFNNAIGGTATLDDGYQVGFGIVAGENGVPRTVPSVAGGICQVSTTVFQSAFWAGMPIGTRNWHLYWIPNYGNGPGGMTGLDATVDPDYGLDFTFYNPTNSWLAVRAVTDGEWLTVELWGTSQGWQVHVDDPVISSVVRADPTMVYQPSDQLGPGEQIFVEHAEDGFSAAIHRVVKDKDGNVIDETTFNSYYQPSRNVTLVGPNVTIPAPTPVYQPPAADDPTPPADDPTPTVPAAEPTPSSP
- a CDS encoding SDR family NAD(P)-dependent oxidoreductase: MDTPATLLDLTGRRALVTGAAAGIGRAIALLFASAGADLLLVDRDEQGIEALAAELRALGRSVDTLPADLGDASAIDAIWARIDTEGSLPDTLVNNAGIYPFRDFLDIDAEFLRKVSAVNMESALWMCQHFIRRRQRAGGVIINVSSIEALLPFTEHLAAYSMSKAGVIALTRSLARDYGRRQFRVNGILPGAIRTQGTERLMRDAILRPRVKSFRTGIDFQSRLPAGHWGRPEDVARVALFLASDLSSYIYGAMIPVDGGFLSA
- a CDS encoding NUDIX hydrolase, with the translated sequence MTEARISSETVFAGKLLRVRVDRVELPSGRIGVREVVEHPGAVAILPVMDDGTLVLVRQFRYAAGRGLLETPAGTREPGEDPRETAIRELREEVGFEAGSVEPLVRFFISPGWCNEELIAYRATGLREVGAAPEMDEQIEIVRVSVEDVPELIASGEICDAKTITAIFAHLRG